In Synechococcus sp. RS9909, one genomic interval encodes:
- the rplB gene encoding 50S ribosomal protein L2 gives MAIRTFRPYTPGTRTRVVTDFSEVTGRKPERSLVVSKHRRKGRNNRGVITCRHRGGGHKRLYRTVDFRRNKHGVPAKVAAIHYDPHRNARLALLFYADGEKRYILAPAGVTVGQTVVSGPEAPIENGNAMPLSAVPLGSSVHCVELYAGRGGQMVRTAGASAQVMAKEGDYVALKLPSTEVRLVRRECYATLGEVGNSEIRNTSLGKAGRRRWLGRRPQVRGSVMNPCDHPHGGGEGRAPIGRSGPVTPWGKPALGLKTRKRNKPSNKFVLRKRRKTSKRSRGGRDS, from the coding sequence ATGGCAATTCGTACTTTCCGCCCCTATACGCCCGGAACCCGCACCCGGGTCGTCACCGACTTCAGTGAAGTCACCGGCCGCAAGCCGGAACGGTCCCTGGTGGTGTCCAAGCACCGCCGCAAGGGTCGCAACAACCGCGGTGTGATCACCTGCCGTCATCGCGGCGGCGGTCACAAGCGCCTCTATCGCACCGTCGATTTCCGGCGCAACAAGCACGGCGTGCCCGCCAAGGTGGCCGCCATCCATTACGACCCCCACCGGAATGCGCGGTTGGCTCTGCTCTTCTACGCCGACGGCGAGAAGCGCTACATCCTTGCTCCGGCGGGTGTGACCGTGGGCCAGACCGTGGTCTCCGGTCCGGAAGCACCGATCGAGAACGGCAACGCCATGCCGCTTTCGGCGGTTCCCCTCGGTTCCAGCGTGCACTGCGTCGAGCTCTATGCCGGTCGCGGTGGCCAGATGGTGCGAACCGCTGGCGCCAGTGCCCAGGTGATGGCCAAGGAAGGCGACTATGTCGCTCTCAAACTGCCATCCACCGAGGTTCGGCTGGTCCGACGGGAGTGCTACGCCACCCTCGGCGAAGTGGGCAACTCGGAGATCCGCAACACCAGCCTGGGCAAGGCCGGTCGTCGTCGCTGGCTGGGTCGTCGTCCCCAGGTGCGCGGCAGTGTGATGAACCCTTGCGACCACCCCCACGGTGGTGGTGAAGGCCGGGCCCCGATCGGCCGTTCCGGCCCGGTGACCCCCTGGGGCAAACCCGCTCTTGGTCTCAAGACCCGCAAGCGGAACAAGCCGAGTAACAAGTTCGTCCTCCGGAAGCGTCGCAAGACGTCCAAGCGGAGCCGTGGCGGACGCGACTCCTGA
- a CDS encoding 50S ribosomal protein L23, with product MTERFTERLADVIRRPLITEKATRALELNQYTFEVDHRAAKPDIKAAIEQLFDVKVTGISTMNPPRRSRRVGRFAGKRAQVKKAVVRLAEGNSIQLFPES from the coding sequence ATGACTGAGCGCTTCACCGAACGTCTGGCCGATGTGATTCGCCGCCCGCTGATCACTGAAAAAGCCACCCGTGCCCTGGAACTAAACCAGTACACCTTTGAGGTGGATCACCGTGCGGCCAAGCCCGACATCAAAGCTGCGATTGAGCAGCTCTTCGATGTGAAGGTCACCGGCATCAGCACCATGAATCCGCCTCGCCGCAGTCGCCGCGTTGGTCGCTTCGCCGGCAAACGCGCCCAGGTGAAGAAGGCGGTGGTGCGCCTGGCCGAGGGCAACTCCATCCAACTCTTCCCTGAGTCCTGA
- the rplD gene encoding 50S ribosomal protein L4 translates to MATCVVRDWQGKDAGKASLDLKVAKESTATDLMHRAVLRQQAHMRQGTASTLTRAEVRGGGRKPYKQKGTGRARQGSIRTPLRPGGGIVFGPKPRSYNLAMNRKERRLALRTALMARFEAITVVKDFGASLDVPKTREISDALGRLGIAADSKVLIILSNPSEVVRRSVRNLDKVKLIAADQLNVFDLLNAQALVVGEDALATIQEVYGDD, encoded by the coding sequence ATGGCCACATGTGTTGTCCGTGACTGGCAGGGCAAGGACGCCGGCAAGGCGAGCCTCGACCTGAAGGTGGCAAAAGAGTCCACTGCCACCGATTTGATGCACCGCGCCGTCCTGCGCCAGCAGGCCCACATGCGTCAGGGCACCGCCAGCACCCTCACGCGAGCGGAAGTTCGCGGTGGTGGTCGCAAGCCCTACAAGCAGAAAGGCACCGGTCGCGCTCGTCAGGGTTCGATTCGCACCCCCCTGCGCCCCGGTGGTGGCATTGTCTTCGGTCCGAAGCCTCGCAGCTACAACCTGGCGATGAACCGCAAGGAGCGGCGCCTGGCCCTGCGCACAGCCCTGATGGCGCGCTTTGAGGCCATCACCGTGGTGAAGGATTTCGGCGCTTCCCTCGACGTGCCGAAGACCCGAGAGATCAGCGATGCCCTGGGTCGTCTCGGCATTGCCGCCGACAGCAAGGTGTTGATCATCCTCTCGAACCCCTCCGAGGTCGTGCGCCGCTCGGTGCGCAACCTCGACAAGGTGAAGCTGATCGCCGCCGACCAACTCAACGTCTTCGATCTCCTCAACGCCCAGGCGTTGGTGGTGGGTGAAGACGCTCTCGCAACGATTCAGGAGGTCTACGGCGATGACTGA
- the rplC gene encoding 50S ribosomal protein L3: MSIGILGKKLGMSQLFDEQGKAVPVTLIEAGPCRITQLKTTETDGYAAVQIGFGDTREKLVNKPAKGHLAKSGEELLRHLSEYRVDDVAGLELGGAITVGDFEAGQKVDVSGDSMGRGFAGYQKRHGFSRGPMTHGSKNHREPGSTGAGTTPGRIYPGKRMAGRYGGKKITTRGLTILKIDSERNLLVVKGSVPGKPGSLLNIRPANRVGAKPATGGK; the protein is encoded by the coding sequence ATGTCCATCGGCATCCTTGGGAAGAAGCTGGGTATGTCCCAGCTCTTCGACGAGCAAGGCAAAGCCGTCCCGGTCACCCTGATCGAGGCGGGACCTTGCCGCATCACCCAACTGAAAACAACTGAAACGGACGGCTATGCGGCCGTTCAGATCGGCTTCGGCGACACCCGCGAGAAGCTGGTCAATAAACCCGCCAAGGGTCATCTCGCCAAATCAGGCGAGGAGCTGCTGCGCCACCTGAGCGAGTACCGCGTTGACGATGTCGCCGGCCTCGAACTCGGTGGGGCGATCACCGTTGGTGATTTCGAAGCCGGTCAGAAGGTGGACGTGAGTGGCGACTCCATGGGCCGCGGTTTCGCGGGCTATCAGAAACGTCACGGCTTCAGCCGTGGCCCGATGACGCACGGTTCCAAGAACCATCGCGAACCGGGTTCGACAGGCGCCGGCACAACACCGGGTCGCATCTATCCCGGCAAGCGCATGGCCGGCCGCTACGGCGGCAAAAAAATCACCACCCGTGGGCTCACGATCCTGAAGATCGACAGCGAGCGCAATCTGCTGGTGGTGAAAGGGTCGGTGCCGGGCAAACCCGGTTCGCTCCTGAACATCCGGCCCGCCAACCGTGTGGGCGCCAAGCCCGCAACTGGAGGTAAGTGA
- a CDS encoding NAD(P)H-quinone oxidoreductase subunit N: MPLLLSGRGFRRELESEGCMAVHAPLEGGAETRLLRRLRAAGYRTLLTSARGLGDPEIYLFQKHGVRPPHLGHQSVGRGAAVGEVHEVMPWLGERLLGDQPVVLWLLEGQVLSRSELLSLCALTQREHRLKVVVEMGGARSLRWEPLATLLGA, from the coding sequence ATGCCGCTGCTGCTCTCCGGTCGTGGCTTCCGGCGCGAGCTTGAGTCGGAAGGCTGCATGGCCGTGCATGCGCCGCTCGAGGGTGGGGCGGAAACCCGCTTGCTGCGCCGTCTTCGCGCTGCTGGGTACCGCACACTCCTCACGTCGGCACGGGGCCTCGGGGATCCTGAGATCTATCTCTTTCAAAAGCATGGTGTGCGACCTCCCCACCTGGGGCATCAGAGCGTCGGACGTGGTGCCGCGGTTGGTGAGGTGCACGAGGTGATGCCCTGGCTCGGTGAGCGGCTGCTCGGAGACCAGCCCGTTGTGCTCTGGCTTCTGGAGGGACAGGTGCTGTCACGTTCGGAACTGCTGTCGCTGTGTGCCCTGACGCAGCGGGAGCACCGTCTCAAGGTGGTGGTGGAGATGGGCGGTGCCAGAAGTCTGCGTTGGGAGCCTCTGGCCACCCTGCTCGGAGCCTGA
- a CDS encoding LdpA C-terminal domain-containing domain: MTAPALSADAAERALSQGRWVKLICGASNQDLPAIADLCAVYAMAGVHCVDVGADPAVVHAARAGLAWAQERQAHRPWLMVSISDGQDPHFRKAFFVPERCPPDCSRPCERVCPAMAISPDAGVAPSLCYGCGRCLPACPLGLIETREHRIGRDGLTALLRELRPDALEIHTAPGRAEAFEATLAAIGAATVPLRRLAVSCGLEGHHCTVADLSRELWSRHAALRARAQRPLWQLDGRPMRGDVGAGTARAAVRLWNQLRPLAPPGPLQLAGGTNAATIDLLPTSPEGGPAGVAFGGMARALLQPLLQEAERRGQRLRDWPEGWSVALQRARALIRPWLQRPSGAKAC, from the coding sequence GTGACCGCTCCGGCGTTGTCGGCGGATGCCGCCGAACGCGCTCTGAGCCAGGGGCGTTGGGTCAAGTTGATCTGCGGGGCCAGCAACCAGGATCTGCCTGCGATCGCCGATCTCTGTGCTGTGTACGCCATGGCGGGGGTGCACTGTGTGGATGTCGGTGCCGATCCCGCCGTGGTCCATGCCGCCAGGGCAGGGTTGGCTTGGGCGCAAGAGCGTCAGGCCCATCGTCCCTGGTTGATGGTGAGCATCAGCGATGGTCAGGATCCCCACTTCCGCAAGGCGTTCTTTGTGCCGGAGCGCTGCCCGCCCGATTGCTCCAGGCCCTGCGAGCGGGTCTGCCCGGCGATGGCGATCAGCCCAGATGCAGGGGTGGCACCCAGCCTCTGTTATGGCTGTGGTCGATGTTTGCCTGCTTGTCCTCTGGGGCTGATCGAGACCCGGGAGCATCGAATCGGCAGGGATGGGCTGACCGCCCTGCTGCGAGAGCTCAGGCCGGATGCCCTGGAGATTCACACCGCACCCGGCCGGGCCGAGGCCTTCGAAGCGACGCTCGCCGCCATCGGCGCTGCGACGGTTCCCCTGAGGCGTCTGGCGGTCAGCTGCGGTCTTGAGGGGCATCACTGCACGGTTGCCGACCTGTCGCGGGAGCTCTGGAGTCGTCATGCCGCCTTGCGGGCCAGGGCTCAGCGCCCGCTCTGGCAGCTCGACGGCCGCCCGATGCGTGGTGATGTCGGTGCGGGAACGGCCCGTGCCGCGGTGCGTCTGTGGAATCAGTTGCGTCCACTGGCGCCCCCCGGGCCGCTCCAGTTGGCCGGGGGCACGAACGCGGCCACCATCGATCTGCTGCCCACCAGCCCCGAAGGTGGGCCTGCAGGGGTGGCCTTCGGGGGCATGGCCCGCGCCCTGTTGCAACCGCTGCTGCAGGAGGCCGAACGGCGTGGTCAACGGCTGCGGGACTGGCCGGAGGGATGGTCCGTCGCGCTGCAGCGGGCCAGGGCGCTGATCCGCCCCTGGTTGCAGCGGCCTTCGGGTGCGAAAGCCTGCTAA
- a CDS encoding AAA family ATPase — translation MSTERITDDLDRLLALLPADVGEALQPEARRDQLLEVVLDLGRVPEARYPGRSLALGERCLTREDLQSTVERLGQFGADNRAGIERTLHRISAIRNRRGDVVGLTCRVGRAVFGTVALVRDLLDSGQSLLLMGRPGVGKTTALREIARVLADELEKRVVVIDTSNEIAGDGDIPHPAIGRARRMQVARPELQHQVMIEAVENHMPEVIVIDEIGTELEAQAARTIAERGVMLVATAHGNALANLIKNPTLCDLVGGIESVTLGDEEARRRRSQKTVLERAAEPTFPLAVEMHSRHRWAVHADVGRTVDLLLRGQTPRPQERSLAADGSVQLVESPDPVIGASRPRARPMRQLRQAHAAAPQLAAVPTPDPVATSLPEAVDSVSPAEDALQVLCCGLTPRLVEEASRRHRWPVRLVDDLAEADVVLSVRQGLGRQPGLRRQAREARVPILVIKADTLPQVERALERLLSRRAGAEPPAVSEDQADALAALEECRLAVERVVVPQGRPVELLPRTEDVRRMQADLVARYRLRSDVFGRADQQRLRVFPP, via the coding sequence ATGAGCACCGAGCGGATCACCGATGACCTGGACCGTCTGCTGGCGCTGCTGCCGGCGGATGTGGGTGAAGCGTTGCAACCCGAGGCGCGCCGCGACCAGCTGCTTGAAGTGGTGCTCGATCTGGGTCGGGTCCCGGAAGCCCGCTATCCGGGCCGCTCCCTGGCGCTGGGCGAACGCTGCCTCACCAGGGAGGATCTTCAGAGCACGGTGGAACGCCTGGGTCAGTTCGGTGCTGACAATCGGGCCGGCATTGAGCGCACACTGCATCGGATCAGTGCGATCCGGAATCGTCGCGGTGATGTGGTCGGCCTGACCTGCCGGGTCGGTCGTGCCGTGTTCGGCACGGTGGCCCTGGTGCGCGACCTGCTCGACAGTGGACAGTCGTTGCTGTTGATGGGCCGTCCCGGGGTGGGTAAGACCACCGCCCTTCGGGAGATCGCCCGTGTCCTCGCTGATGAGCTGGAGAAGCGGGTCGTGGTGATTGACACCAGCAACGAGATCGCAGGCGATGGCGATATTCCCCATCCGGCGATCGGTCGGGCCCGGCGCATGCAGGTGGCGCGCCCGGAGTTGCAGCATCAGGTGATGATCGAGGCCGTGGAGAATCACATGCCCGAGGTCATCGTGATCGATGAAATCGGCACGGAACTCGAAGCTCAGGCGGCCCGCACGATCGCGGAGCGTGGCGTGATGCTGGTGGCCACCGCCCATGGCAATGCCCTCGCCAATCTGATCAAGAACCCCACCCTCTGCGATTTGGTGGGTGGCATCGAATCGGTCACGCTTGGCGATGAGGAGGCCCGCCGTCGCCGCAGTCAGAAAACCGTGCTGGAGCGCGCCGCTGAACCCACCTTTCCCCTGGCGGTGGAGATGCACAGCCGCCATCGCTGGGCCGTGCATGCCGATGTGGGACGCACGGTGGATCTGCTGCTGCGCGGTCAGACGCCCCGGCCTCAGGAGCGCTCCCTTGCGGCCGACGGCTCCGTTCAGCTGGTGGAGTCGCCTGACCCGGTGATCGGGGCCAGCCGCCCCCGCGCGAGGCCGATGCGGCAGCTCCGTCAGGCCCATGCTGCGGCGCCTCAACTCGCCGCTGTGCCCACACCGGATCCTGTGGCGACATCCCTCCCGGAAGCCGTGGATTCCGTCTCGCCTGCGGAGGATGCTCTGCAGGTGCTCTGCTGCGGCTTGACCCCTCGGCTTGTGGAGGAGGCGAGCCGTCGCCATCGCTGGCCGGTGCGTCTGGTTGACGACCTGGCCGAGGCCGATGTGGTGCTCAGCGTGCGCCAGGGCCTGGGCCGTCAACCGGGGCTGCGCCGTCAGGCCCGGGAGGCTCGGGTGCCGATCCTGGTGATCAAGGCCGACACGCTGCCTCAGGTGGAGCGGGCGCTGGAGCGGTTGTTGTCGCGGCGAGCGGGTGCCGAGCCCCCTGCCGTTTCTGAGGATCAGGCCGATGCCCTGGCGGCTCTGGAGGAATGCCGCCTGGCGGTTGAGCGGGTGGTGGTGCCTCAGGGGCGGCCGGTGGAGCTGTTGCCCCGCACGGAGGATGTCCGGCGCATGCAGGCGGATCTGGTGGCCCGCTACCGGCTGCGCAGCGATGTGTTCGGCCGGGCTGATCAGCAGCGTCTGCGGGTGTTTCCGCCCTGA
- a CDS encoding HAD family hydrolase: MSISRPSLLVFDFDGVIVDGMEEYWWAARGAYLQLSQASAGGLPSAVPSLFRQLRPWVHHGWEMVLIAAQLLEAESPLRRRGAEAYAADYDRQTALALEERGWSSLQLQEALEAVRREAIANDRAAWLGRHRPFPGVVDRLRHLAEEGVDWAVLTTKGAAFTAELLQAFALQPARLLGHEAGPKPQVLLQLQEAWRLRGFVEDRRATLETVRGTAGLEALPCFLASWGYLRPSDRQGLPRGIDLLEPDRFAAPLATWA, translated from the coding sequence ATGAGCATCTCCAGGCCTTCCCTCCTGGTCTTCGATTTCGACGGTGTCATCGTTGATGGCATGGAGGAGTACTGGTGGGCGGCCCGCGGCGCTTACCTGCAGCTCAGCCAGGCATCAGCAGGGGGGCTCCCTTCGGCCGTGCCGTCGCTCTTTCGCCAGTTGCGCCCCTGGGTACACCATGGCTGGGAGATGGTCCTGATCGCCGCCCAGCTGCTCGAAGCGGAAAGCCCTTTGCGCCGGCGGGGCGCAGAGGCTTACGCGGCCGACTACGACCGGCAGACAGCGCTGGCGCTTGAGGAGCGGGGTTGGAGTTCGCTCCAGTTGCAGGAGGCGCTTGAAGCGGTGCGCCGTGAGGCGATCGCCAACGATCGTGCCGCCTGGCTGGGGCGCCATCGCCCTTTTCCCGGTGTGGTGGATCGGCTGCGCCATCTGGCGGAGGAGGGGGTGGACTGGGCCGTGCTCACCACCAAGGGGGCGGCATTCACGGCCGAGTTGTTGCAGGCCTTTGCCCTGCAACCGGCCCGCCTTCTCGGCCATGAGGCCGGCCCGAAGCCGCAGGTGCTGTTGCAGTTGCAGGAGGCCTGGCGCTTGCGTGGCTTTGTGGAGGATCGACGGGCGACGCTCGAAACCGTGCGCGGCACCGCCGGCCTGGAGGCCCTGCCCTGTTTTCTGGCCAGTTGGGGCTATCTGCGGCCGTCCGACCGGCAGGGGCTGCCGCGCGGCATTGACCTGCTCGAACCGGATCGCTTTGCGGCCCCCTTGGCGACCTGGGCCTGA
- the recA gene encoding recombinase RecA — protein sequence MPLDVKASPASGSDPRPGERDKALNLVLGQIERNFGKGSIMRLGDASRMRVETIPTGALTLDLALGGGYPKGRVVEVYGPESSGKTTLTLHAIAEVQRRGGVAAFVDAEHALDPVYAASLGVDIENLLVSQPDTGEMALEIVDQLVRSAAVDIVVVDSVAALTPRAEIEGEMGDLAVGSQARLMSQAMRKITGNIGKSGCTVIFLNQLRLKIGVTYGNPETTTGGNALKFYASVRLDIRRIQTLKRGTEEYGIRAKVKVAKNKVAPPFRIAEFDILFGRGISTLGCLLDLAEETGVVIRKGAWYSYEGDNIGQGRDNTIGWLEQNPDAKDAIEALVRQKLTEGSEVTANSMRPLAAAARSAASQASSAAATSAAATSAPSAASNDKPAAANKPGAASSAA from the coding sequence ATGCCACTCGACGTGAAAGCTTCTCCCGCCTCCGGCTCCGACCCCCGTCCAGGTGAGCGCGACAAAGCGCTGAATCTTGTGCTCGGTCAGATCGAGCGCAATTTCGGCAAGGGGTCGATCATGCGCCTCGGGGATGCGTCCCGGATGCGGGTTGAGACCATTCCCACCGGTGCCCTCACCCTGGATCTCGCCCTCGGTGGCGGCTATCCGAAGGGGCGTGTGGTTGAGGTGTATGGACCGGAAAGCTCCGGTAAGACCACGCTGACGCTCCATGCGATCGCCGAGGTGCAGCGCCGTGGTGGTGTGGCCGCCTTCGTGGATGCGGAGCATGCTCTGGATCCGGTGTACGCCGCCTCCCTGGGCGTCGACATCGAGAACCTGCTCGTCTCCCAGCCCGACACCGGCGAGATGGCCCTGGAGATTGTCGATCAGCTGGTGCGATCCGCGGCTGTCGACATCGTCGTGGTCGACTCGGTGGCGGCCCTCACGCCGCGGGCCGAGATTGAGGGTGAGATGGGCGATCTGGCTGTGGGCAGCCAGGCCCGCCTGATGAGCCAGGCGATGCGCAAGATCACCGGCAACATTGGCAAATCCGGTTGCACGGTGATTTTCCTCAACCAGTTGCGACTCAAGATCGGCGTCACCTACGGCAATCCGGAAACGACCACCGGCGGGAATGCCCTCAAGTTCTATGCATCGGTGCGCCTGGATATTCGTCGCATTCAGACGCTCAAGCGCGGCACTGAGGAATACGGGATCCGCGCGAAGGTGAAAGTGGCGAAGAACAAGGTGGCGCCACCCTTCCGCATCGCCGAGTTCGACATCCTTTTCGGCCGTGGGATCAGCACCCTTGGTTGCCTGCTCGATCTGGCGGAGGAAACCGGTGTGGTGATTCGCAAGGGGGCCTGGTACAGCTACGAGGGCGACAACATCGGGCAGGGCCGCGACAACACCATCGGCTGGCTGGAGCAGAACCCGGACGCGAAGGACGCGATCGAAGCCCTGGTGCGTCAGAAACTCACGGAAGGTTCCGAAGTGACCGCCAATTCGATGCGTCCCCTCGCTGCGGCAGCGCGCAGTGCCGCCAGCCAAGCGTCTTCGGCAGCGGCGACCTCGGCAGCGGCGACGTCTGCACCGTCTGCGGCTAGCAATGACAAACCGGCTGCCGCAAACAAGCCGGGCGCTGCCTCGTCAGCTGCCTGA
- a CDS encoding DUF1815 family protein translates to MFPRLAQQYRSVVQDLVMSLQALASSLKKRGITATCYVCDDGRDDHGASFVADLGDGHMVRFLVSDFGISWVESRNGRELVKLEGAEAIQELQRVTQFLQAPFAEATAAAASSGS, encoded by the coding sequence ATGTTTCCTCGGCTCGCCCAGCAATACCGCTCCGTGGTTCAGGATCTCGTGATGAGTCTTCAGGCTCTGGCATCCAGCCTGAAAAAACGCGGGATCACCGCCACCTGCTACGTCTGCGATGACGGCCGCGACGACCATGGCGCCTCGTTTGTCGCCGACCTCGGCGACGGGCACATGGTGCGCTTTCTCGTGTCGGACTTCGGCATCAGCTGGGTGGAATCCCGCAACGGCCGCGAACTGGTGAAATTGGAAGGCGCGGAAGCCATTCAGGAACTGCAGCGTGTCACCCAGTTCCTGCAGGCTCCCTTCGCCGAGGCAACAGCTGCCGCCGCCAGCTCAGGCAGCTGA